The sequence GGGTCCCTTCACAGCCCCAACCCTCCTCCTCGCACACTGGAAACCCTCAACAGCTCTGCCCCTCATTCGCACTCCCTGGAACCCCAACACATGGCGGTCTTCCATGGACACCAGAGCACAGTGTCTTCGCGATGTTCGGACTCTCGTTAGCATATTCCAGATCTCATgcagctctgcctctcccccaacTGGCACACACGGAAGGGCCTCCAAGGCCCTAGAGCCACATTAGCAGTCCCCCTAACTTCATGTATCACCCTGCCTCTTCTCCGCGCACCCTAGTCCTGCATCCCCGGCCCTCATGGACACACACCGATCTCACACCATCTTGATCCTGAATACACCGAACCTCTTACAGGGCTGACACTTCCCTCATCCACAACTGACAGCCATCAGCACTGGGCTCGGGTCTgccacccctccgcccccatAAGCACAGACGGGGCCTCACCCAGACTTTTGTTACCTCACGCGCATAGCCTCTGCGGCTATGACCCCCATTGGCAAGGCTCCACACTCTAGTTCTCCCACCAGGCTGCCCTCTATGAGCATACGCTGCAGTCCTCAGGGACAAATAACCGTATTAACGCCATCCTGCCCCTCACCACACAGGGCCTCAAACCCTGACCCTATCAGCACACCTGGTACCTCTACCACCTTATGCCCCATAACACCCAGAGGACCCGATTTGTGTATGTCAGCACTTCTCTGACTTCCACTCGCCCATTATCCACGTTTGGGTCCCTccaccctcctgcaccccccccccactagcACACACTGGACCCCATACCTTACACATCTCTGATCCCTCCAAAACTCAGGCCCCCCCTTAGCCAACCTCGACTCTTTCACCACTCTGCCACCCATTTCTACACTCTCTAGGCCTTCgatcacccccctccccatgagcaacctccccccccacccccagctcccacaCTGGGCCCAGGGCGGGGCCAAGGTCAGGGAGGCCCtgaatgaccccctgccctggtgcattCTGGGCAATTCGCTGCCGGGTGGAGGCCCGTGCGGCTAGTGCAGCGCAGACCCCCGGGCACCGCCTGGGGTCTGGGTGGGTCCTGTGGAAGAAAGGGCAGCCCCCACCCCGCGTCTCGGTGACGCGCTCACCGGCGGGGGCGCGCGAGCAACCTCAGCGCCGCGGGGCCGGCGCGGAGGCGCCTGGGGCGGCGGCCCGCGCTGGGGCCGCGcgacctccttctcctcctccggTTCGCCGCAGGCGCCCGTCCCAGTAGTCTTCGGCCATGGCTGCTGGGCCCGGGCCGCCGccggctgaggaggaggaggcggcggcggcggcggcggtggctgaggcggcggcggcgtcccGCTCAGCCGGCCATGAGCTTGGCCGCTGCGGGCGATGCCCCCGAGGTGGTCGGCGCCGCTTCGAATCCGAGAGCTCACGGCGGCTCGCGGCTCGGAGCCCGCTGCTCGCGGCGACGCGGTGGCTCCCAGGGCCGAACTGCCTGCGACCCAACTACCGCGCGCGCCGCGCTCCGCGCATGCGCACGCACGCGCTGGCCGAGGCgcagtgggaaggaggggactCACCTCGGACCGCACGTACCAAAGACCCGTCCGCCGCGGGAGGCGGCGCGGCCATTGCGCGCCCACCAGGGAATGTGGCGCCAGCCCTGGGTCGGCTCCAGGGAGGACGGGAGAGGCGGCTTGGTACTCAGTTACGGTCTAGCTAGGAAACTGCCGGCGAGCGGGCAGCAGCTGGTGACCGGCGGACCGGTCACCACTGCCCCCCCCTACTCGCTCTCACTTGGTACAATCCCCAGGATAGCGAATGGGACTTTCGCAAGGAGGAAAAGGATAAGAGGAGGAGGCAGTCGGGAGTCCCTGGAGGTGCCTTGGGAAGCAGGGACTTTTAAAAGGTTCTCGAGGTGACTTTTCTGGGAAAGGCTGCCCGGAGAACCATTGGCCTTGACCggcccagctgctctccctcccgcTCGCCCCCGCTCGCCCCCCGCTAGCTTATTCCCACTGTGACGGGGCGCGGCCCCGCCTTTGGAGGCTGTCGCCCAGCCAATCGGCTTTGCTCCCTGGGGTGAGGCCGTGCAAGAATGAAGGGCGTGGCTGAGCCGAAGAGGCGTGGCTGCGCTGCCTACCACACCTCTGCCTGGTTTTCGTGGCCGGGAGGCGGGCCCTCCTTTTTGTTCCGAGCTCCTTTCATCATAGGCCAAATATCCCGCAGCTGATTGGTCAAAAGAACGTGCAATCAACTTCTGTCCCGCCTTCAACCCGCCCTCCACCCTCTTTCTCAGCCCGGCTCGCGGGGTGGAGCCTAGGCTCAGGCAGGCGGACCTTTAAACAGTGCATCACTGCGCATGCTTGCGACTTGGGGCTAAAACCGGGGGTGTCTTTTCCGCTTCCAAACTTTGGTTTGCTCCCCGAATTGGTGTTTCCTGCCACCTCTCAACTAGCTTTTCTTTGCCCGCCAGAGCCCTGCCCTTGACTCTCCTGGCTCTGTGGGTTTTCTTTCTTACGGGGTGCCTGTTGTGTCAAAGCATTGCCCGACAGACCTAATCCCTCACCCCTCTGCCTGTAAAACTCCCCAAGTCCAACTCACAGGGCAGCAACCTTCAGCAGGTCTTCCGGGACATCTCTACCCTGCGACTCAGCCCAAAGCCAGCTTCACCGCCTGTCCTGGGCAGCCCTTTATGACAGCTTTGCGCACACCAGCTATTCAGTAAGGGTTATACTAGGCGACCATGAGGAAACACTGTACTTGACAAGTCTTCTGTGAGCTAATCAGGTCCCTGACTTCACTGGCCTCACCTCCTACCCTGCTTTCTCTCCCTCCGCTCCAGCCATACTAGTCTCCTAGCTGTTCCGGAGTAAAGCCTCTGggactttgcacttgctgttccttaaTCCAGCCTCGGGGACTTTGCACTTGCCGTTGTTCCCCTTGTTTGGAATGCTCCTCCCTCAGATAGTCACGGGCCTCCTCCCCTCACCTTTTCAAGGCCTTGCTACAATGTTACCTTCATGAAACCTTCCCTGACTACCCTCTTTAAAAATGCCGACCTGAAGCCCCATCATTTCGGGTGGTGCTACTCCCAATATCCAGAACTGAGTGAAGGGACAAGGAGTCTGTTTTGAAGTGGCTGGGTGAGGGACAGAGGTATGGGTGGCACCCTTAGGCACAAAGAGGCCACACTGGTGCTTTCAACTGTCTGGAGTGTTCAGCCAAGGCCAAGGGCAGACGGAGTATGCAGCCCTGTTGGGGGCCTGGGGTGAGCCTCCTATTTCCTACTCTAACCAATCGGCCACCCACAGCTGACTCTCTTCACAAAGTTAAGAGGCCTCAGGTCAGACAgaccaggtgggggggcaggggaaagAGACAGGAAGGACGGGGCAGGAAAGGGTTCTTTTCAGGTGTCTTTCAGCTAAACACTCATAAGCCCTGTGGACCTAACATTAATATAGCACGGCGGGGTGTTaggagatggagaagggagaATTGGAATCCAGCTCACATAAATTGGACCCAGGTACCTGTTCTCTATGGCCTCACCGGTGCCTCCGCTTCTTCCtaagcagggagggaaggaggaagaaggtggCAATTCCCACattttctctgcccagaaaagctgggggtgggttgggggggtagggggtgggagtggggttagCTTTTTGGGTTACCATCTGAACCAGGCAGCTCCAGGAAGTCCTTTCCTTCCCTGGAACCAGCAGGACATGCCATGTCCGAGTTAATAACTGTTTATTAGGATTCAAGGTTCTGAACAAGGTAGGAAGCAGTGGCGAGAGGGATCAGGTCGGGGGATGAGGAGGGAATACCAGGCTTGGCTAGCTGGGCCACTGCCACAAGTCAAATGGGAGCCCCGGGCGGGAAGGGCTCTGGAGGAGGGGGGCTTGGGGTCAGCGAATGGTGTATCGGACGTAGGGGACCTCGACATCCTCGCCGCTCTCGTCGTTGCAGCACAGCTCAAGCACCAGTGCCCGCACATGGCGGCCCAGCTTTCGCTTCGACACACGGCTTACGATCTCTGTcatcctgggggcaggggagcagagtGTCAGGGAggcagaagggggagagagggagggcaggcaggcagggggggggcggggggcaggagctGAAGGGTGGTGAACAGGAGTGGGATAAGCTGCAAGCTGAGGCTCTGCCACCCAAACTCACGGTTGATCCAACCGTTCCTTGAGCTTGGCGGCTGGCATGAAGAAGGAATAGAGCATAGACACGCCCTGGGACAGCATGGTGATCTCCAACTTATGCTCtgtctgggggagggaagggggggtgggggtgtcacaaAGGAGGGCAGGCCAGTCACATGCACACTCCGCCTCTGTGTGGGGtcaagagggaggaaggggcctcACCTTGAAGTAGTCAAGGAACTGTTTGAGGGTCATCTCCTCGCCATTAGGCTGCAGCCCCTGTACCTCAAAGCGATCCCACAACGTCCATTCTCGGGTATAGTACTGTGGGACGAGAAGCAGACCAGGGTGATGGGGGCCCAGCCCCATCACTCTCCCCGCTCCACTCATGCAGGGACACGCTAAGCAAGATCACAAGCCTCGTTTGTCCAAAGCTCTCTTGTGGCTTCCGCCTCACCCTAAGCACTGAAACCTTATGGTACCTGACAAGGCCCTACGTCACTGTGGGCCGCTTCTCTATGCCTCGCCTCACTCACTCCCTGTGCTCTAGCGCCTTCTTTGTCCAACAGGCCAGGCAGGCACACGGCTACCCCTGCAGAGACTGGTCCCGCTGCCCGAAATGCCCCCCTCCCAGAAACCTGCCTGGTCGGTCCCTTCACCTCCTTCAAGTTCGGACTCAAACTTCACCTTTTCGGCAAGGTCTTTGGTGGCCATCTCACATTTAAAATCCCAAACCCAACCCCTTATCACCCGGTACTCTCAACTTCctagcctgctttttttttttttttggggggggggggtggctcaAGAAATACTTAAGtgaactaataagtgaatttattaagtgaattaataaacGAAGCAAGTAAAAGAACTTAGCATAGTAAGCACCTAATAAATGCTCGTTGCTATTATTGTAGTTATTAACAAGCTCCTAGCAAACATCCCATCTTGTCTGAGGGCTCCCACGGGCAGAATGAGACCAGTGCTTAGCACACAGAAGGTACTCAAATACTTGAGTGAATAAACAAGGGACCCACAAAAGGAGCAGCTACACCCTGACAGAACCCCCCCGCCCTGGCAAAAGCCTGGGGAGCAAACCAGAGCCAGCTCTAGAGAGGAACACCCCAACCACAAGCCCACCTCCCCGGAAGCAGACCCTCACCTGGTGACGGGGTGCGGGCAGGGGTTCAGAGAAGGCGAAGAAAGGCAAGGCCAAGTTGAGGAAACCATTCTTATAGGAGTCCAGCCTTCGGTGCCCCTGAACCACCTTGTAGAGCTCCAGGCACACGAGGCCCACCACAGCTGCTGTGGTTGTGGCGATGGCTGGGATGATTTTCCCTGCAATCAGCTTGCTCTGTGAGGCAGGAGACATCCAGGAAGGTGGGAGTTATAAGGAGGCGGCGGTGCCCAGCCTATAGAAGGGATGGAATGCAGGGAACGTAAGCCTGGGAGGGGGGGGACACAGCAGGTGTGGGTCCCCTCACCTTGTGCCGGTCTGCAGCGGGAATGTCATAGTTCTCTGCCCGGAGGTTGGATGCAGCCACAATGAAGTCGATATGGAAGTTGGTGTCGTCATCCTTTTATGGGCAGGGGGAATACGGAAAAGATAATGAGGATCGGACGAGGAAGAGGGTTCCTGGCCTTTGGGGACACTGCAATTACCTGCCGGGCTCTCTCGGATCACAAAGGCATGGCTGGGAACACTTATTTGTTCAGGGCCGCATGGAGAGCCTGTGATCCAACCCCTACGGAGGCCTGGGGCCGCCTCCAGATGCCCAGAGATCTGTTCTGCCCAGCCATGTGTGcttagcccccacccccacccccaccccccgcctgccCAGGGTCCCCACACAGCACCTTCTCAAAGTCGATGGGGTACATCTTGAACCCAGGGAGCTTTTCTGGACTAGGCAGTGTGGCCTTGAGCTCCTCCAGACGGCCGTCATCTGCAGGGAGAGAGAAGACACAACAGCTCCTTAGGTCCCAAGCCAGGGTCCGAGATGAAAACAGAAGCCCAGGTTGGGGCAAAAGGTGTTCACATAGATAAAGGATTTGAAAAGGAAAGCCATCCTGGAGGAGGGGCAAGGGGGAGGGTGAAGCAAGGCAACGGAGCACAAACCTGAAgacaggaagtgtgtgtgtggggggtcaaGATCTCTAGAGAGACTATGGAACTTAAATGATGTCATGAGAAGAAAGTGGAGATCCGGGTGGGAGAGCTGGAGATCTTGGGGAGCATGTACAGAGAGGTGGGGAGACATGGAGGAAGAGACGGGCAAGGGGGGGATGCAGAAGATACACGaagaggaagttgggggggaaATGTGCAGACATGGATGTAGAGGAATGAtatggagggggagaaagaagacaCGAAAAGGGGGGAATAGAGGCATGTAAGAGGTTGAGACAGGTGGGAgactttatatacattttacaaataCCCCATTTACATACGAGAAGAGGGTCAGAGAGGAACATGTGGGGGTATATGTTTGGAAAGGAAGATGGGCGATGGCGAGAGACAGAAGACATATGGAGAGTAAGGGGGAGATGGAAGGGGGAATAGCACAGCTCCTGACCCATTACCTCTGGAGAGAGACAGAtggaagggaagggcaggtggataAATACATAGACCAAGGGTCAGCAAACTAAGGCCAAGGGACAAAAACCATTGGTGGATATCCtatctccaccccgcccccccatgaaAAGTTCAAGAGGAAACAATACTTTTTCTTTCAAGGTGGATATGCTCAGaacaagaagacataaacaggCAGCTCTCCTGAGGGCTAGCGAGTGGTAAGGGAGAAGGAGTAAGGGAGAATATGTCCTAACCAACCCTCTGCGTTTCAGGAAGGGAGTCTCGAAGGAAGGTGTGGGGAAGCCTCAGGCTTTGGAGTCGCAGAGCAGAGCCAGGGGCCAAGGACTggtggggaggctgagctgggcAGGGGACAAGTAGGATGGTGACGCCTAGCCCCAAACCCTCACCAACAGAGGCACTGGCGCTCTGCAGCTCCTGGTCAGAGACGTGGATCTTGACGCCAGACTTGGGGGTGAACTCGGGGACCTGAACGGACTGTAAGAGTGTGGCCACGGCAGCTCGGTCCTGAGAGCCTCCCAGTCCGTAGGTCTGGGCGAACAGGTTAGCGGCAGCCATCACGTAGTCCAGATGCAGGGGCTAGGAGAAGGCGGGGCGCAGAAGGGGGAGCACGTGAGCCCTCATCTGGGGCgtctctgcctccttctcccccacccactgACCCTGAGGAGGAGACTTACATTGTTGACATCAAAAGTGAGTGGGTGCGGACATCGTTTGGGTCCAGACCAGAAGGGAGCTCCTGAGCTTGTGAGCTAAGGGAACAGAGAGTTTTGAGGAGCAGGACTGAGAGGGGAGGACTCTCTAAAATCCTAACTCCTCACCTTGGCCCTGACTCAGTACAGCTTGGCACGCACAGGGGGCTGGCGTCAATCATCAAAGACCCAGACCGCAGGGTCCTGGAGCTGGAAGTTCCAATGCCAGGCTGAAGCGGGGACCTCGTGGAAAAAACTACCACCAATTCCTGGGCATTTGCTTTGTGCAAGACACACAGGCATTCAATGAACGTTTATGGATTGCCAAACGCTGCAGAAACGTAATATCCGTCAATGCCAGTAAGTCCTCACACGAATCCCCACGAAGCAGGCACTGTTATCCCGACTTCACGGAGGGGGAAAAAAGCGAGGTGCAAGGAGGttatgtgacttgcccaagtgCAAATGGAGCTGGGGTTTGAATCCGCGCAGCTTCCTGTGCTCTCAACTCCAAAATGTCTCCCCCATCATCCCTGCAGCCCTGCGAGCCGGTATGACTCGGCCCACGGCACAAGTCTCCTGCTCAAAGGGAACGGAAAAAAAAACTAGCTCCCCGGGCTTTGGGGCACCTGCCACAGTTGGACCAACGGCCGGGAGGAGCCACGTGGTTGGGGGGCGCCCACAGCAGGTTCTTATTTCAGATTTGGCCAAAGAGACCTGGCAGGTGGGCATTACCTGGTCAGGAGGGAAGTTGTGCAGCAGCTGCCGGATGTTGTTAGAGTACTGGCTGTGCCAGTGGTGGCAGGCCCAAGTCACACAGTCGGCCCAGGTCTGTGGCCGCTGCAGCAACAGGCTGCGCTGCAAGGCCTCCAGCACCTCCAAGGGTTGGGTGCCCGCCAGCCGCAGGGTCCGCTCCACAAACTTGGGGTCTCTATCAGGAATTGGAGTGGTCAGAGGGGCAGGATTACATAGCGGCCCTAGGAGTGGACTCCAGGGCAACCCCACTTGCTCTTCCGAAAGCTAGTCCTGACCCGCAGTGGTATGAAGCCCAAGCATTCACTAGTGCACGTGatgggtccctggtgctgggtGCTACTGAGGAAAGCAGACAGGATGCCTTGGCTGGTAGGCAGGGGGAGGAGCAAGGGGGCGCTGGGTACTTACGTGAGGTATTGGTTGACGTTTTCTGCCGGCTGCTTGAAGAGGCCTTCAAACTCATCTCGCGCCCACTGCAGACAGAGCAAAGGAGTTACTTGGGGGCGATGGCCGACAGAGTGGGTTTCCAGAGACACTGGAGAAAGACCGTCGGTGAATAAATCACATACGAAGAACACTGCTCTGGGAGAAGGAAAGCCCCTCAAACACTGCTCCTAAacttccccatcccccccacccctagGCACCTCAACTTAGAAACCCATGAACCTGCCCTTGGCGCTGGTTACAATCGTGAATGTAACCACTCACGAATGGAAAAAAAGTATTCCTAAGCTCCCTGTGCCTTACTTGATGTTATGTCTCAATTACAAAGAAAATGTCAAGGTTGAGACTTTGTATGTGGAAATACAACCTCCCTTTGCAGAGGCGCACTGAAGTGTCAGGGAGTGCGGTGTCGTGGTGTCCGTGACTTACTTcagcacaaaggaaaaaaaaacaccacataaaTCTAAGTAGAAAATGTGACAAAACAGGAACAACTGTTAAATCTAGGTGACGAGTGGTATCTGAGCTCACCATCCTACTCTTCATACCTGTTTACATGTTGACAAAATTCTaagataaaagttaaaaaaaaaaaagaaaaaaaaaaagaaccaaccaaGCTAAAAACCTAGGCTGCCGGATAAGAAGCGAAGGACGAGGGTTTGGAGAAAAAGCACATCTTGTGCTTGGGCTTGCAACCCCTAAAGGCCAGGGCCCCGGGTGCTGAGAGGCAGGGGGCtggctcccctcccgccccccgcagcTGATCACCTGCAGGGTGTGCTCGATGGCGTTGGGGAAGTTCTTCAGGGTGCAGATGGGGATGGACTTCTCGGGCGGGTCCTGGCTGGAGCTGTACGACTCTGTCAGGAAGGGGATCACCACCTGCACGTTCCCCTTGGTGCCCAACGTGCCCGACTCCAGCAGTGGCTTCCGGTAGTACACACAACGGCGGTCCATGTACAtgcctgggggggggagggggggacatcaggagaggagaggaagacaggcacccccgacacacacacacacacacacacacacacacacccctccccttgACCTCCTTCCCCCGCCTCCAAACTTACGGGCATCCACGTTATCCAGGGCATTGGCCACCCCATCCAGGTTCTGAAAGAAATCGTCGTCGTAGATGCGCTCCGTGTCCGGGCCCACGCGGTTCTGGTGGCTGGTCACCCGGATGTGCGGGTTCATCTGGCGCACAGCCGCGGCGGCGGTGTCCGACTTTAACTTCTGGCGGGGGCGAGGGCGGGAGCGGGGAAACAGACCTCAGTTCTTGGTGCGCTCACCAAGCCAACCTCAGGAGGCTGCCCGGGTTAGCCGGGAACAGTCCGTGACCATGGCCACACGGCTGGGGCCGTGCCGAATGTGGCAGGGGCTCGGTGGAAAGGGAAGCAGTGACCAGACGCCGTCCGGAGGCAACAGGCGACCCGTCTGGTCTCTTGCCTACACAACATCTACACAACAGCTCCCAGGGTTGGGGTACAGCCCCCCCCCCAGATAAAACAGGACGTAAGCACACAGATAAGCAGGATGCTCTCAAAGCCCCAAGTCAGGtcctgtccctcctctgctggtaACTATGCCCCAGCACCCACCTCCATTGGGGATCCAAGGAGCTGGCCCACTTTCTCTAGTCCCTCCCCCTCCGGATCATGGTCTGGGCACTAATCTACTCCCTCACATCCTTTTGAGTCTGCAGACCCTTCTTCACCCACTGTGATCAAAACTGCAAACCCACGTTTCGCTATTTCCTTGGCACAGCACTTATCGTGAACTAGGACGCTGTCCCCCCACAGAAGGCTTCCCAGCTAAACCAGACCCCCGTAGAACCCACCCAGCCCCCACGTATGCAGAACAGAGTGAACCTCGCAGGCGTCAAGCACTCCCCGAGGAAAGGCCTGCTGGCAAGGCTGGCCCTCGGCTGGCGTCTGGGAACCTGGATTTGGGGAGGGTTCTCACCATTCCTGATAAGGAGGCTCTGTGCGCCTAGACTACTTATGCAAGCCACGTGGTTTGTGCCCCaacacctgctttccttctggaagTCGGCAACGTGGGTATGGGCCCAGCAGAGGGTGCCTATGTGAGCAGCCCACAGTCCAAACCCTGGGTGCCGAGTCTCCAAAAAGCTCCTCTGGTTGACAGCAT comes from Eptesicus fuscus isolate TK198812 chromosome 1, DD_ASM_mEF_20220401, whole genome shotgun sequence and encodes:
- the UBA1 gene encoding ubiquitin-like modifier-activating enzyme 1; translation: MSSSPLSKKRRVSGPDPKPGSNCSSAHSVLSEVSSVPTNGMAKNGNEADIDEGLYSRQLYVLGHDAMKRLQTSSVLVSGLRGLGVEIAKNIILGGVKAVTLHDQGTAQWADLSSQFYLREEDIGKNRAEVSQPRLAELNSYVPVSAYTGPLVEDFLSSFQVVVLTNSPLEDQLLVGEFCHSRGIKLVVADTRGLFGQLFCDFGEEMILTDSNGEQPLSAMVSMITKDNPGVVTCLDEARHGFESGDFVSFSEVQGMVELNGSQPMEIKVLGPYTFSICDTSNFSDYIRGGIVSQVKIPKKISFKSLLASLVEPDFVMTDFAKFSRPAQLHIGFQALHQFCAQHGQPPRPHNEEDATELVALAQAVNARALPGVQQESLDEDLIRKLAYVAAGDLAPINAFIGGLAAQEVMKACSGKFMPIMQWLYFDALECLPEDREALTEDKCLPRQNRYDGQVAVFGSDMQEKLGKQKYFLVGAGAIGCELLKNFTMIGLGCGEGGEIIVTDMDTIEKSNLNRQFLFRPWDVTKLKSDTAAAAVRQMNPHIRVTSHQNRVGPDTERIYDDDFFQNLDGVANALDNVDARMYMDRRCVYYRKPLLESGTLGTKGNVQVVIPFLTESYSSSQDPPEKSIPICTLKNFPNAIEHTLQWARDEFEGLFKQPAENVNQYLTDPKFVERTLRLAGTQPLEVLEALQRSLLLQRPQTWADCVTWACHHWHSQYSNNIRQLLHNFPPDQLTSSGAPFWSGPKRCPHPLTFDVNNPLHLDYVMAAANLFAQTYGLGGSQDRAAVATLLQSVQVPEFTPKSGVKIHVSDQELQSASASVDDGRLEELKATLPSPEKLPGFKMYPIDFEKDDDTNFHIDFIVAASNLRAENYDIPAADRHKSKLIAGKIIPAIATTTAAVVGLVCLELYKVVQGHRRLDSYKNGFLNLALPFFAFSEPLPAPRHQYYTREWTLWDRFEVQGLQPNGEEMTLKQFLDYFKTEHKLEITMLSQGVSMLYSFFMPAAKLKERLDQPMTEIVSRVSKRKLGRHVRALVLELCCNDESGEDVEVPYVRYTIR